In a genomic window of Paraburkholderia acidiphila:
- a CDS encoding helix-turn-helix domain-containing protein yields the protein MNELAERTEATAEETQRNALGAVAPAGRAVVSVAHDADEQARNLVGWRQTYDQLAAGRFVGTLTELPLDTMKVFRETTSHTLRQACEVRGDAWWFGIPVAREGQARIDAQPIGANALALRPGNVEFELLTPAQFSIYGVVVRGDVLRRYAASVEHISLDERLPGTPIVHADAARIDRLCSLLARRLDDGGHPHVNPHAHAPNGPLAEFERNEIQAEVLAALFDACSTGREPFVEPASRRRWIVSQARDYVLAHRTRPVGVPELCEQLHVSRRTLQYCFQDVLGMAPATYLRALRLNGARRDLCGRAAGSVQDVAAAWGFWHLSQFATDYRRMFGMRPSEALRAVATP from the coding sequence ATGAACGAATTGGCTGAGCGGACCGAAGCCACGGCCGAGGAAACGCAGCGCAACGCGCTGGGTGCAGTGGCGCCCGCAGGCCGGGCGGTGGTCAGCGTCGCGCACGACGCCGACGAGCAGGCGCGCAATCTCGTGGGCTGGCGTCAGACCTACGACCAGCTCGCTGCGGGCCGTTTTGTCGGCACCCTCACCGAGTTGCCGCTCGACACCATGAAGGTGTTCCGCGAGACCACGAGCCACACGCTGCGGCAAGCGTGCGAAGTGCGCGGCGATGCCTGGTGGTTTGGCATTCCCGTCGCGCGCGAAGGCCAGGCGCGCATCGACGCGCAGCCTATCGGCGCGAACGCACTCGCGCTGCGTCCAGGCAACGTCGAGTTCGAACTGCTCACGCCGGCGCAATTCTCGATTTACGGCGTAGTCGTGCGCGGCGACGTGCTGCGCCGCTATGCGGCTTCGGTCGAACACATCTCGCTTGACGAGCGTCTGCCGGGAACGCCCATCGTGCATGCTGACGCCGCACGTATCGATCGCCTTTGCTCGCTGCTCGCAAGGCGTCTTGACGACGGCGGACACCCGCACGTAAATCCGCATGCGCACGCGCCGAACGGACCGCTCGCGGAGTTCGAACGCAACGAAATCCAGGCCGAAGTGTTAGCCGCGCTGTTCGACGCCTGCTCGACCGGCCGCGAGCCGTTCGTCGAGCCCGCCTCGCGGCGCCGCTGGATCGTCTCACAGGCGCGCGACTATGTGCTCGCGCATCGCACTCGGCCAGTTGGCGTGCCGGAGCTTTGCGAGCAGTTGCATGTGAGCCGCCGTACGCTTCAGTACTGTTTTCAGGACGTGCTCGGCATGGCGCCTGCCACCTACCTGCGCGCGCTGCGCCTGAACGGCGCCCGGCGCGATCTGTGCGGGCGCGCAGCTGGCTCGGTGCAGGACGTCGCAGCCGCCTGGGGCTTCTGGCATCTGAGTCAGTTCGCCACCGACTACCGGCGCATGTTCGGCATGCGGCCTTCGGAGGCATTGCGCGCGGTGGCAACGCCTTGA
- a CDS encoding alpha/beta fold hydrolase — protein MNSFTIDDSGNVLRYFDLYSATSPFAPLLFIHGLGCASSSDYPPVAASNSYSKSRSILIDLIGAGFSDKPEHGKFASEYQATTLSSFIAGEHLSQVNLFGHSAGAFIALKLAKCLPIPVSTLILCAPGLNDYGKAMLSEIISMTEAQFIDVGFSQLLAQLKAAGGNDAWLGPFSVASPRAIYQWASSALDDNAQNWLEDLARLNSKKGVILSDTAASEIAKYEQAGCIVELVGNTEHMMAYDNPDGLALAIGNILKRGA, from the coding sequence ATGAATTCATTCACTATCGACGATAGCGGGAACGTCCTTCGCTACTTCGATTTATATTCCGCCACAAGCCCCTTCGCTCCGCTTCTGTTTATCCATGGTTTGGGATGTGCTTCCAGCAGCGACTATCCGCCGGTGGCCGCCTCGAATTCATACTCAAAAAGCAGATCGATCCTCATCGATCTCATCGGAGCGGGGTTCAGCGACAAACCCGAACACGGAAAATTTGCCTCGGAATATCAGGCGACTACGCTGTCCAGCTTCATTGCTGGCGAGCACTTGTCGCAGGTGAATCTGTTCGGTCATAGCGCGGGAGCGTTCATCGCCCTGAAGCTGGCGAAATGCCTGCCGATCCCGGTGAGCACCCTGATCTTGTGTGCGCCCGGTCTGAACGATTACGGCAAGGCGATGCTGTCGGAAATCATATCGATGACCGAAGCACAGTTCATCGACGTTGGTTTTTCACAGCTGCTGGCGCAGTTGAAAGCGGCGGGCGGCAACGACGCCTGGTTGGGTCCGTTTTCCGTCGCATCACCTCGCGCCATTTACCAGTGGGCAAGCTCCGCGCTGGACGATAACGCGCAAAACTGGCTTGAAGATCTCGCCAGGCTGAATTCGAAAAAAGGGGTGATCCTTTCAGATACGGCTGCAAGCGAAATTGCGAAATACGAGCAAGCGGGCTGCATCGTTGAACTCGTTGGCAACACCGAACATATGATGGCGTACGACAATCCGGATGGTTTGGCGCTCGCCATCGGCAATATCCTTAAACGGGGTGCCTGA
- a CDS encoding GNAT family N-acetyltransferase, whose translation MSETIKIRCLTAEQARASAPALAQVLIDCVEGGASVSFMLPISHDTALAFWHEVAQGVARGERILLAAEDARQRIVGTAQLVTAQPENQPHRADVAKVLVHRDARRHGVGLRLMAAIDAAARDAGKSVLVLDTVTGGAAEGLYARAGWERVGAVPNYALMPDGTYCGTTFYHKQLASQ comes from the coding sequence ATGAGCGAAACCATCAAGATACGTTGCCTCACCGCCGAACAAGCGCGCGCCAGTGCGCCCGCGCTCGCGCAAGTGCTTATCGATTGCGTGGAAGGAGGCGCCTCGGTGAGCTTCATGCTGCCCATTTCACACGATACGGCGCTCGCGTTCTGGCACGAGGTCGCGCAAGGCGTGGCGCGCGGCGAACGCATTCTGCTCGCCGCCGAGGACGCACGGCAGCGCATTGTGGGCACAGCTCAACTCGTGACCGCACAACCGGAGAACCAGCCGCATCGCGCCGATGTCGCCAAGGTGCTGGTGCATCGCGACGCCCGCAGGCACGGCGTCGGGCTGCGCCTCATGGCGGCGATCGATGCGGCGGCACGGGACGCCGGCAAATCGGTGCTGGTGCTCGACACCGTGACGGGAGGCGCGGCCGAAGGGCTCTATGCGCGCGCAGGATGGGAGCGTGTGGGCGCCGTGCCGAATTACGCGCTCATGCCGGACGGCACCTATTGCGGCACCACGTTCTATCACAAGCAACTGGCGAGCCAATAA
- a CDS encoding helix-turn-helix domain-containing protein, translating to MDIHANIARRLRELRDTKGWSLEALAERSSVSRSNISLIERGESSPTAIVLDKLATALGVSLASLFEAPGNEAQQAPSPHAAAGDQAVWTDPESGYVRRNLSPPAWSPIQLVEVHFPPAQRVAYDTSLRDAEIHQQVWVMEGVMEMTVGERVWRLETGDCLAMRLDGPIVYRNPMCEPARYVVALCRTTN from the coding sequence ATGGATATCCACGCAAACATCGCTCGCCGCCTGCGCGAACTGCGCGACACCAAAGGCTGGTCGCTCGAAGCGCTGGCCGAGCGCAGTTCGGTCAGCCGTTCGAACATCTCGCTCATCGAACGCGGCGAAAGCAGCCCCACCGCCATCGTGCTCGACAAGCTCGCCACCGCACTCGGCGTATCGCTTGCCTCGCTCTTCGAGGCGCCGGGCAACGAAGCGCAGCAGGCCCCATCCCCACACGCCGCAGCAGGCGACCAGGCGGTGTGGACCGATCCCGAATCGGGCTACGTACGGCGCAATCTATCGCCGCCCGCATGGTCGCCCATCCAGCTCGTGGAAGTGCACTTCCCGCCCGCCCAGCGCGTGGCCTATGACACAAGCTTGCGCGACGCGGAAATTCATCAGCAGGTTTGGGTGATGGAAGGCGTGATGGAGATGACCGTTGGCGAGCGCGTGTGGCGGCTCGAAACCGGCGACTGCCTCGCGATGCGCCTCGACGGCCCTATTGTCTATCGCAATCCCATGTGTGAACCGGCGCGCTACGTCGTCGCGCTATGCAGGACCACTAACTGA